Part of the Odontesthes bonariensis isolate fOdoBon6 chromosome 15, fOdoBon6.hap1, whole genome shotgun sequence genome, agcggaaataaacatggcgacggaagaacgctagaagctatccatgaagttgtctcaactctggatatcattacacaattaaaacaagagcaagaggaatgcctcgtcaattttgttagtggcaaggatgtcgtagctctccttccaactggctttgggaaaagtttgatttatcaaatggtaccggtataatgaaagcggatgtgggaagcgtgattcgcgagctagagcctcgcgagagtaagcatgaacctcggcgcataaccaacgtcatttctaaacattatgattggttaagggaactccgttactccaatgaatttaagttgctgggtaaggtcccgccctccatggaaacggattcctcttgggttttcccagactgtttgacagagtcaacagtcggctttcgcccaggctacatATCAGCCTacgttaagcctgatttatggtcggaaaccaggtcgtctgcgtgtgtgtcgcagttaacgcagacatgcccccgccccctacgcagacactctggtgcacctcctcaaaattgtaaatcaccgcagacagtgtcgcagatatcgtcgcaggtGGGAGAGAAAgaaggcctctgattggtcaactccgctctacactatgcgtatttccggtttgctaaccggctaatggtgacgctaaccgtgccaaccgtgacgattctttcgcctctctgccagctccagtagtagcaatatttcttctttttctagatcaatcagctgcatctcaatcaaagtgcgcattcgtccagtcgccatagttgttgaatgacctccgtaaccgtaacacccacaatcctagcttgttcgtgattgtccctcttgcgttgtggcgtgggattaacatagcgcagacagcgcttcaaaagtaggcataaatcaaaaataactgcgccGTGTCTgggacaagctcactgcgacacactgctgcgaagtatacacgagcctttaacCCTATAATCTTAACGATGACTGCAACATAAAAACCTAGAGGCGATTCTCTGCAGAAGAAACTGAAAGACCGGTCCAAAGATTTCGGCAGCAAAACAAAGAGGTCCAAGAGGAAAACTCTGAGACGGTGGAAACAGCTCGCTTTTCAACATGACGACGACTGAAAGCATACAATCAAGACCACGTCCACCCATAGCCATTCACAGGATTTAGCTTCATATAGAATCAATTACCATTAAATCAGAGCCTGAGGGTGTCAGCCAGAAAGGAATAAAATGCTCAAAGATCTGAAAAAATGGTCGAAAGAGGGGATAGAGGTCCAAGAGGGGCAAAATTTCTCATTTGATGCTGAAAACTGCCCGATTTGTAGCTCCATTGAGCTACATATTGGTGCAATTTAAGTGCTTGTGTGAATGTAAGTGGAATGAGGCAGACATTGTACTCACTGCAATGTCCAGCTGGTCCAGGGGTACCGCCTCCTCAGCAAGCAGTTGTACAGAAGAGTCAGCATTGACTGTTATTGATCCGCTGCTCACTgcgtacatacacacacacggttTTATTTTAACGGTGATAATCACATACAGAGTTACCATATTTGAACTGTCTTTCATGAGCACATTATCTTCTACTCAACTGGAAATCAGACAAATCTGGTATACTTGAACTCGGTGGTCTAAGGTTCTAAGAGTCTGAACAAGAGACATTCAAATGGTGAACGGCAAAAGGGACACACAGGTGCTACTGATCCGTGCGCTCAAGATCTGTTCCCTCCTTCCGTTCACAACAAGAACGATGACAGTCGACTTCTCATTTCCGCGTTGGGAAAACCTTACCGAAGTATTTGGCAGAGGAGCCGTCGTCATTGAAGACTGTGACAACGCCGGGCCTGAGCACCTGCAGGGTGGGTACGTGGGCCGGCAGGATACCGAACGCACCAGTAAGTGTGGGCACGTCGACCTGTTTCACGCTGGCCTCTTTGAAAAACACCTGCGAGGGGAAACACAGAAGGAAAGAATTTACAGAAAACCCACGTTTGGAGTTGGCCGAACTGCCGTTAACAATGAGCGACTGACCACAGAAGCAGGTGCAAAACCATAAGAAGAGGAGAGCATTACTTGTGTGcatttaaatataaaactgCTGCTCGTCACTTCTCCGTTTATATTTTTCAACGCACAGTTTTAATTTTGTTCATTCGGTAACACGTTTTCACTACTGCTTATTCAACACCAGCTCACACAGACCtcagaaataagaaaataaaaaaataaatgacatgCGACAACCTTCAGGTTCAACTTACATATTGGGTTCTTttggtttaatttatttatctttgtGGTTCTTTGTCCATGTAATCCTGGGCTCCAAGTGTCTTAAAAGGCCAGGTCTGCTGCTCTAAAGCTATAAACATTTATGAAAACCCTGCAGGATAAAATACAAtccttctatatatatatatatatatatatatatatatatatataaataaataaaaaagaataggACTGATACTaaagaaatatcaacattgAAACTGGTTGCAAGAGGCCAAAATGaggggatgtgtgtgtgtgtgtgag contains:
- the atp5f1d gene encoding ATP synthase F(1) complex subunit delta, mitochondrial produces the protein MMAARFLRRALPVLRQARSYADPASGAPQMSFTFASPTQVFFKEASVKQVDVPTLTGAFGILPAHVPTLQVLRPGVVTVFNDDGSSAKYFVSSGSITVNADSSVQLLAEEAVPLDQLDIAAAKANLEQAQSNMAGTSDEAARAEVQISIEANEAIVKALE